One window from the genome of Cryptomeria japonica chromosome 6, Sugi_1.0, whole genome shotgun sequence encodes:
- the LOC131035132 gene encoding uncharacterized protein LOC131035132 gives MANVFPLSFCSSGSVFLQPTNSWRNKSSRRFYRPLKVPVIMSSSEGQPREQPYERELKLFRSSSGIVECSHLGCKPVFDENDFETLNDDFDNWVCVENVTDVVRSRIKAYHDKLRDQESLDSASKAKSFYKDFAIYLNKVWMQKELACKYYEKALAREASSAELLVEYAEFVWKSLRNTTMAEELLEEALDLQNDNVGVWGTYASLMWQAEECNAC, from the coding sequence ATGGCAAACGTATTTCCTTTGAGCTTTTGCTCATCAGGATCTGTTTTTCTTCAGCCCACCAACTCATGGAGGAACAAAAGTTCTAGAAGGTTTTATCGTCCATTGAAGGTGCCTGTTATCATGAGTTCCTCAGAGGGACAGCCGAGAGAGCAGCCATATGAGCGAGAGCTCAAGCTTTTCAGATCATCTTCTGGTATAGTAGAGTGCAGCCATCTTGGGTGCAAGCCAGTATTTGATGAGAATGATTTTGAAACCCTAAATGATGATTTTGATAATTGGGTTTGTGTAGAAAATGTCACAGATGTTGTGAGGTCTAGAATCAAGGCATACCATGATAAATTAAGAGACCAAGAGAGCTTAGATTCTGCTTCTAAGGCGAAGAGTTTTTACAAGGATTTTGCTATTTATCTTAATAAGGTCTGGATGCAGAAGGAGTTGGCATGTAAGTACTATGAGAAGGCCCTTGCAAGGGAAGCTTCTAGTGCAGAACTACTGGTAGAATATGCTGAGTTTGTGTGGAAAAGCTTGAGGAACACAACAATGGCAGAAGAGCTTCTTGAAGAGGCACTGGATTTGCAGAACGATAACGTGGGTGTGTGGGGAACATATGCTTCCTTGATGTGGCAGGCAGAAGAATGTAATGCATGTTAG